TAGATGAATTAGACAGGATTTGTAAAGTTACACACAGTACATGCAGCCAATAATCTGTTGGTACGCATTGTCAAAGCATTTTGTTTCTGCACTGCAGGTTCCCAGTGGCTCAGTTATATACAGACACGCGGTCGTCACACAGCTTCTCCCATTTCAAGCCTTATTTGCATATATCTTAATCCCCTGCAATCCATACGTAATTGGAGGGAATAAGGTGAAATTGGTTATTTTTTCACTTCAATCCAAGTGTGTTAGAAGGAATTTGGTTTATCCAAGCAAGCTTTTTTTTTCCGGAGCGCAATATTTCAGGGTGGGTGCATCGATGCCACACCCCTGAAGCCGCTGGTGCTTAATAAAATGACTGGAGGGCCagtcattttattttatttttgaaaacttGGCCACTCAAAATTTTAGGCACAATTTGAGTTTGCATCACTAATTCCCATTTTCATAATTTGGTTCCCCAGTTTTTGCATTGCTTTGATTGCAAGTACTGCCAACACAGTAGATTTGATCAAACTTTCACGAACAGTTGTGATGATTATAATAGCACGCTTTCAAATATAGAGCATTGATGATCACATACACACAAATTTGGACTTACAAGGCATCTCATCTCAGGTGCAGACGTTTAGTAATGCGCGAGTGTGCGTAAACATTTCTCAACTAATCGTTTGCCTCCCGAAAATGCAACCACTGAAAAGAAATTAGGAGCCGTTTTGCAAACTTAAAAAACAACCAATCGCCGGGTTTTACATTTATTTCCAGAAAAACAtggaaaaaaacaaaggaagaaAACTGGCACCATGTTTCAAATTTTCAATTAAAATCTTAAACATAAAATGGTAATCGAGATGAACACAGAATCATAAAACCTTCCTAGATAAACAACACAGGGACACAAAAAATTCGCAGGAATAAAAAACTGATTTTGAATCTTCACGTGGCAATGATGGCAACAGATGACAAAATAAAAGCCACTATCGTGTGGTTCATCAACGTACCGATTAATGGAACAAGAAAAACCGAAGGTCATTGCCACTTGAAAAGTACTTTTTTGGGAACAAAAAAGTAAAGGAAAAATACAAGACTAACAATGCGTAACCTTGATTTTTTACCGATAAATATACATGCAAGATATAGAGCACACAGCTCAAGTGTAAGGATGCACAACCAAGCTCATAAAAGGTGTATCAAACAATTACGGAGGGTAAAAAAGAACAGACTAACAGATATACGTACCACTTGCCACACAGCAGAAATTACAtgaatgaagaagaaaaatgtacGCATGCCATGCTATTGTGCTGCAAAATTTCAACATCATGCTCATTATTTACAGAAGACAACTCGGGGTAGCCACATCAATTTTTGCAGCCCCAAATAACTCAATTACAAATTTGTATGAACACAAATTATGATACATGGCAACTATTTACACTTGACCAGTGCCGTAGTTGTTTGTTACCACAGAATGGTACAAGGAGTAACTGCACAGGTGAATGAAAGGAAATTCACTTTACTTTCATGTGGTGGCAGTGGGGTTTTGAGGTAAGTTGGGGGGTTGGGGTTTCAGAAGATTAGGTTTCCAGAAAGCATATTTCTCAAGACATCCACCAGTCACAGGCACTATGCAGAACGCCAGAAAAAAACTGATCCGCATGTTGTGATCCAAAAACTTGACTAGGATTATGTACATGGATGCTTCTGAATATATGGCTATCATTCAAAGTTATCAATGAACTTATTAATATATGGTTCCTCAGCACAGTTAGCAGCAGCAGAACATGCAATTCTTTGGAACCAATGATGAAAGAATCAGGTAGTATTGACATGAAAGGATGCCATGGGTGAACGAGTCAGACTGAACGAGTCAGACTGACCGGGACCAAGGCCCCCTCAAAAGCTGTAGCAGCACAGGAAGGGCTACAGCGATGACAAGACAGTTTTTCAGAAAGCCGAAATGTCAGAATAGTTCTCAGATATCCACCCACGATGGTCACACAACACTGCAGAACGCTCAAAAAAATTTATCTGCGTGTTGTGATCCAAGAACTGGACTAAGATTATGTACATGGTTGCTTCTGATAAtccagggttttcatgcaagcTTTCAAGAATAACTAAAGGTTTCTCAGCAGAGTTAACACAAGAAAAAACATGCAACTCTTCGTAACAGATGATGAAAGAATCAGGAATCAGGTATATATTGACACGACTAAGTTACAAGAACCGAAGCAAACCAGTCCGACTGACAAGGAACAAGCCCCATCCTAAGGTCACAGCAGCACAGACAGGGCAGAGCTAGAAAAACTAAAGCAAGGACCAAGTGAATCAGCCAATGACATTCACTAGGAACTTGTCAACCTTTTAACGGATGTCTGAAACACAGGACTTTGAAGGAATTTTGGACAAGCATTCAACAAAAGGTTCATTCTCGCATTTCAAAGAAGGCCCTTGCTACTACGGAACATATCAGCTAGAAGTTTCATGGAATGAATTTATGAGAGCTACACTAAGCGAGTGAAACAGCCCCTCTACTATTAATGGTGGAAAGAATCAACTCAGTATTGGCAGGACAAAATTGCAAGAGATATGTTAAGCAGTAACTGAACCAAGCATTAAGATAACGAAGAGTAAGATGACCGAATCACGATGATCATGACAACACAAAGAGCTAACAGTTAAGGATCTAAGGAACACGGAGTGCTTTGTCCACTACGGGGAGTACACCTCCCTCAGATACGCATGATATTTATTGGGAACTTGGACAGGTGGAGGAAAACACTGCATTCGATATCCTTCACGAACCCAGGGAAACTATGGATGGCAGGAGAAGTCAAAAAGATTGATTGAAGAGATGAGCTAGCCTTCTCAACCGCAAAAGGAATCTTAGGTAGACATTATGAAAGCTTTGATCAAATTCTCAGCCGATTGCCTCTGCTCAGAGGTGCCAGATATGTAAGCAACATGGTCATGACGAGATGATTTTGATTCAATAATTTCAATGTCAGCTCCAGAAATCTGCAACAGTACACACAGAATTATGCATCAACATTGAAATATAATAAAACGTGGATGTTACCAAATAGCGGGTTGGCATACCTAATATAGCACACATAGATGACAGGGCATGTGTAATATTATGTTGTTTCTGAATTTAGTTTATTACGTTCTTTCATAAATTATTCCTATGTATCAATCCTTCTAGTACTACATTCTTTCATAATCTAGTTGGACAATGAATTTAGTCTCCTTATCGTAGAAATGCCATTATGTTTTTCTATTTCGATAATAAATTGTAAAGGATGAAATTGTCTTATACACTAAAAATTAAACTCCACATGTCCAGGGATAGCAAGTGaatgagattaaaaaaaaaacttcagtcTCCAAAGCAATTGGAGCAAAGTTTCCCGCAATCAtaaggtttttttttctaaaaatgcTTTAATATCTACCTATGCCCTTTCCCCTCACACTCACTATATGCCAGATCCAAATCAAAATCAAAAGCTAGGAGAAAGTATGCTTAATTCAGGGCAAAAGGGCATGTAGTTATCGTCTATAACAAGACAAGAACTTTTAGTCATGTGCCTTCATTCTAATAGTAAGCTAATAATAAAATAGGAATATAAACTGACCTTTCTAATGTTGTCCAAGTTTGTACCACGTTTTCCCATTACTTTTGACAGGCCACTAGCAGGGATAGTCATTTCCACACGCGGTAGACGTCTGGTCATTTATATTTGGCAAAAAGAATTATAATTGCAAGTATCAAACTGGATAGCAAGTAAAGGAACACTAGCGGTACAGGTTATAGCAAGTCCGGTTGAAACATACCCTTCATATGCCTTTGATGTATATGATGAAAGTCCATAACGATCATCATCTGCGACCTGATGGGGGAATCAGCGATTAAGATAACAAAACAAATTCATAGATTAGGAATGTCTAAGATCTGAGGaggaaaagataaaagttaAACTGATGCAAAATCACAAACCATACCTGCAAGGAGTTATACCCATACGAACTAGTACGGGGGAATATTTCCAGACCTCGCTCAGTTTCACCCCTTCGGTCATAGCCCAAGGGAGAGATTTGTTGGCTGTGAGTGTGAGGAAATAATGCAGGCAAAGGAAGACTGCTGCCATATAAAGAATCAGTGGTGGAAACGGTTAGTTTGCCATCCTTGTCAGAATTTTGGCTGTCCACACTCTCTTTCAGAACATCTTCCCTCAATCTTAAAACTATCTGAACAAGAGCATCACGCAGCTTGTCAGCCTCTCCAGATACCTACATGCATTAACAGGACATATTGATACTAAGGCTATTTAAATTTTTTGAAATGATAATATAAATGAGAACTCATACCTCAACAAGCTCATCACTGGAAGATGCTCTCCGGGGTTTATCGCCCTTCGAAATGCGGATGTCTGCCTTAGTCTTCTTCCTCATGTCATTGATTATTGAACCACCCCTGCCAATAAGACAGCCTATAACCTTATTCGGGACAAGAAGACGTAGACTCATTCTATCTTCCTCATAATCATTGATCTTTGCTTGAAGAAGTAAAACAGCTTCCACAGCTGCAGACTTAACATCATCGGTGGCCTGAAAAGGAAgataaaatcaaaataaaatagaGCAGATTATAGGACACAGAAAGCAGAGAACAACCTAAGGGAGGACTGAGGAGGTTTGGTCTAACCTCAGTGGATGTAATGTTGATTATACTTTCCTCCTTATCATTCTTTGCATCATCAACATCTATCCTTGCACCACTCTCTTGCCTTATACTCTTTATGGTAGACCCAGCTCTACCAATAACCAGCCCGATCTTGTTACCAGGGCATAAAACACGGAACTCAAGTTCTCCTGAGCATTTTGGGGTACTATAAGTAGGAATAATTGGAAGAACAGATTGATAAACAGGCAGTCGACCATGACCATCGGCAGATAGAGTAAGTTCAGGAACATGGGGTGTTGACCCTAAGATAGACAGGCTTGGATGTCCAGAAGGTATAGCAAGATCTGGGGCTGAGTAAAAGTTACTAGCTGGATAGACCGGAAGTTCTGAAGGGACCATAATGCTTGGAGTAGGTTCAGGAACAGAGGTTTCAAGAGGAATGCTCTCTTTTGATGGATACTTGTAGAGGATGGTTGATACTCCAAACAGTGCCTTTTTAACAGCTTCAGCACCACCAGTTATCTGTTTAGCATAAAGATATCTCCAAGATTAGTAACAATGAATGGAAATTATAGAACATAGCAGAATTAGAAAAAAATAGGTGCTGGATTGGAATCTTTAATTATGATACAATAAAGTGTGCGTACCAAACAAAAGCATACTTTCATCAACAAAGGAATACGATAGACAGAAGTGAAAATTAAAACTTCATTTTCCAAAAAAGATGAATCTAGAACTGTGCTAGGAGGTTGCAACTTCATTCCTGTACCATGATAAAAGATACGCACAATATATGGTACAGTGTAATGCAATACATACATTCGTCGAGA
The genomic region above belongs to Setaria italica strain Yugu1 chromosome VI, Setaria_italica_v2.0, whole genome shotgun sequence and contains:
- the LOC101768035 gene encoding KH domain-containing protein At4g18375, translating into MRQQTGKRPRQHREYEREERKDQNKRPFSHAQESSNNDGLVVYRILCPDSVIGSVIGKNGNVINAIRQQANAKVKVVDPYPGADKRVILVYCYVKHRDLDADDGNDNEPVCAAQDALLRVHNAIVDALDTLHKNRKDSDKKNIEEANILVPASQAASIIGKSGVVIKHLRSTSKAFIKVSPKDPSDVTHSCAMGFDNFVQITGGAEAVKKALFGVSTILYKYPSKESIPLETSVPEPTPSIMVPSELPVYPASNFYSAPDLAIPSGHPSLSILGSTPHVPELTLSADGHGRLPVYQSVLPIIPTYSTPKCSGELEFRVLCPGNKIGLVIGRAGSTIKSIRQESGARIDVDDAKNDKEESIINITSTEATDDVKSAAVEAVLLLQAKINDYEEDRMSLRLLVPNKVIGCLIGRGGSIINDMRKKTKADIRISKGDKPRRASSSDELVEVSGEADKLRDALVQIVLRLREDVLKESVDSQNSDKDGKLTVSTTDSLYGSSLPLPALFPHTHSQQISPLGYDRRGETERGLEIFPRTSSYGYNSLQVADDDRYGLSSYTSKAYEGRLPRVEMTIPASGLSKVMGKRGTNLDNIRKISGADIEIIESKSSRHDHVAYISGTSEQRQSAENLIKAFIMST